One segment of Pontibacter akesuensis DNA contains the following:
- the porG gene encoding type IX secretion system protein PorG, translated as MQIGSVFFSSSANAQVNTPVTTSEIGVGIGGANYKGEFSPNYRFLNNQPALTVFYRRDMTNAITLRGGLMGSHRIADDNTFSDEAYEELPYHNYRAAELRLSLLELSAVMEYNFLDYYDMKQRPRLSPYVFVGIAGLLYNSKVTSNLVNKEFKTTLTVAVPVGVGLKYALSKHWNLGLEFGARKLFTDNVDQLSEEEPAHLANPNDKDWYFYNGVSISYTFYRINCPPTYKSKPGLLD; from the coding sequence ATGCAAATAGGGAGTGTTTTTTTTAGCTCTTCTGCTAACGCACAGGTCAATACACCGGTAACTACCTCTGAAATAGGTGTAGGCATTGGAGGTGCGAACTATAAAGGCGAATTCTCTCCGAATTACCGTTTTCTGAACAACCAGCCAGCCCTGACTGTGTTTTACCGCCGGGATATGACCAATGCCATCACTCTTCGTGGTGGGCTTATGGGTAGCCACCGTATTGCGGATGACAACACGTTTAGCGACGAAGCCTATGAAGAACTGCCGTACCACAACTACCGGGCAGCCGAGTTGCGCCTGAGTTTGCTGGAGCTCTCCGCCGTAATGGAGTATAACTTTCTTGACTATTATGACATGAAACAGCGGCCACGCCTGTCGCCATATGTGTTTGTGGGAATAGCAGGGTTGCTTTACAACAGCAAAGTGACGAGCAACCTGGTCAACAAAGAGTTTAAGACCACCCTTACTGTGGCTGTGCCGGTGGGCGTTGGTTTAAAGTACGCCCTTAGCAAGCACTGGAACCTAGGGCTTGAGTTTGGCGCACGCAAGTTGTTTACTGATAATGTAGATCAACTCTCCGAAGAAGAGCCTGCGCACCTGGCCAATCCGAACGACAAAGACTGGTATTTCTACAACGGTGTCAGCATTTCCTATACTTTCTACCGCATCAATTGCCCTCCTACCTATAAGAGCAAGCCAGGTTTGTTAGATTAA
- a CDS encoding DUF6089 family protein, whose amino-acid sequence MKKFFTLALLLFITFSFVAPEADAQRWTKRRQYGSVGVNIGAMNYFGDLVPEPDFTSFRFKATRPSVGITYTYRYTPRISARAGFNWGRITGDDALAASPNEGENRGRYGRNLSFRNDIKEITVVGIVDLFENRSSFQRRPDFVPYAFLGVGVIHHNPKAYYESGSVGSGANDISTGWYALQPLGTEGQYAEGGDYPEPYKRVQVVVPFGLGVRYKIDRYWDLSLEVGWRKTFTDYLDDVSTTYASKANILNGGGENPTAAAILSDRSVEVFPGQAMPDPSGTPYNIVRGYGREGNQRGDTSDDDWYITTGISLNYILAPRVRSPKFR is encoded by the coding sequence ATGAAGAAATTTTTTACGCTCGCTCTACTTCTTTTCATTACGTTCTCTTTTGTTGCGCCTGAGGCTGATGCGCAACGCTGGACGAAACGTAGGCAGTATGGGTCTGTTGGGGTAAACATTGGCGCCATGAATTACTTTGGCGACCTTGTGCCGGAGCCGGACTTTACCAGCTTCCGCTTTAAGGCCACGCGGCCAAGCGTAGGAATCACATATACTTACCGTTATACACCGCGTATCTCTGCTCGTGCAGGCTTCAATTGGGGTCGTATAACTGGCGATGATGCACTGGCTGCCTCCCCAAATGAAGGCGAAAACAGAGGGCGTTACGGAAGAAACTTGTCTTTTCGAAATGATATTAAAGAAATTACTGTGGTGGGTATCGTTGACCTGTTTGAGAACCGCAGTTCTTTCCAGCGTCGCCCGGATTTTGTGCCGTATGCCTTTTTGGGTGTTGGCGTAATTCACCACAATCCCAAGGCGTATTATGAGAGCGGTTCTGTAGGTAGTGGTGCCAATGATATTTCAACAGGGTGGTATGCTTTGCAACCTTTAGGTACCGAAGGGCAGTATGCTGAAGGCGGTGATTACCCGGAGCCGTACAAGCGTGTGCAGGTTGTAGTGCCTTTTGGCCTTGGCGTACGTTACAAGATTGATCGTTACTGGGACCTTTCACTTGAGGTGGGCTGGAGAAAAACTTTCACGGATTATCTGGATGACGTGAGCACAACCTATGCATCAAAAGCTAACATCCTTAACGGTGGTGGTGAAAACCCAACAGCAGCGGCTATACTTTCTGATAGAAGCGTGGAAGTTTTCCCTGGACAGGCGATGCCGGATCCGAGTGGTACACCTTACAACATTGTAAGAGGTTACGGACGTGAGGGCAATCAGCGAGGTGATACTTCTGATGACGACTGGTACATCACAACAGGTATTTCATTAAATTATATTCTTGCACCGCGTGTGAGAAGTCCGAAGTTTAGATAA
- a CDS encoding NAD kinase yields the protein MKIAILGKPFEDDITPFIQALFEELQRREAEIWLVEHFELFLRNTIELPDGVQTFRRGEKLVGVDVVLSIGGDGTLLDTVTYVGAQQIPILGINTGRLGFLATIPYDSISIALDALYKGHYAIDERALIRVDSDQEVFGGINFGLNEFSILKRDSSSMIVVHTYIDGEYLNSYWADGLVVATPTGSTGYSLSCGGPLVLPQTNNFVIAPVCPHNLNVRPMIVSDRSVISFEVEGRSSSYLAALDSRSTAVDMNVQLAVRRENFTARLVKLHHVNFLTTLRSKLNWGLDKRNSQLK from the coding sequence ATGAAGATAGCTATACTTGGTAAACCTTTTGAAGACGATATAACGCCGTTTATTCAGGCCTTGTTTGAGGAACTGCAGCGGCGGGAGGCAGAGATCTGGCTTGTAGAGCATTTTGAACTCTTCCTGCGCAACACAATTGAATTACCTGATGGTGTGCAGACTTTCCGACGCGGGGAGAAGCTCGTTGGCGTGGACGTGGTGCTGAGTATTGGCGGGGATGGCACCTTGTTGGATACGGTGACCTACGTCGGGGCACAGCAAATACCAATATTAGGAATCAACACAGGAAGATTAGGTTTTCTGGCTACAATTCCTTATGATAGTATCAGTATTGCACTGGATGCCTTGTACAAGGGGCATTATGCTATAGATGAGCGCGCGCTGATACGGGTGGATTCTGACCAGGAGGTGTTTGGCGGAATCAACTTTGGGCTGAACGAATTCAGTATTCTCAAGCGTGACAGCTCGTCTATGATTGTGGTGCATACGTATATAGATGGTGAATATTTAAACTCCTACTGGGCGGATGGTCTGGTAGTGGCCACGCCCACAGGATCTACCGGTTACTCCCTTAGCTGCGGAGGGCCGCTGGTGTTGCCGCAGACCAACAATTTCGTTATTGCGCCCGTATGCCCGCATAACCTCAATGTGCGTCCTATGATCGTTTCCGACCGTAGTGTGATTTCATTTGAGGTAGAAGGACGCAGCAGTAGTTACCTGGCGGCACTGGATTCCAGGTCCACGGCAGTGGACATGAATGTGCAACTGGCCGTGCGGCGTGAGAATTTCACCGCCCGCCTGGTGAAGCTGCACCATGTCAACTTTTTAACTACCTTGCGCAGCAAGCTAAACTGGGGATTAGATAAAAGGAACAGCCAATTAAAGTAA
- a CDS encoding BamA/TamA family outer membrane protein gives MLRVCLFLLFLFSGAAVLAEPCDAPAVIISGINLSGNETTRNQVMLRELTFAPGDTVASESLEALLQENQKRLFNLRLFHHVNYSYICQEGRVQVQYEVQERFYLYPVPIFDFADRNFSAWLEKKDFDRIDYGISVVQRNFRGRNEEVRVRVQRGFNRRLELSYRIPYIWRKYNLGADFAVADYRSHTISYTNFNNRQYFLEEDGLPIKRTGVSAGLVHRLNVQRQQGLRLSYHNEHISDSVALLNPEYYGQARQERQYLRAELFRVINKRNNFAYPLAGSYFEVGVAQTLFLENAGTPFTTARVKYVQYVPLSDKYFYMAGAEGQLRLAGSYAFADNVALGYRSYVRGYELYVVGGQHYGLFKQGLTHQLLDIKSIRLKFIDNPKFNSIPLSVYLNGFTDAGYVVDTAFEKGNPLTNRLLLGGGLGLHVVTFYDIVLRGEYAVNREGNRGLYFSARFPF, from the coding sequence ATGCTGCGAGTTTGCCTCTTTCTTCTTTTTCTTTTTTCAGGAGCCGCTGTGCTGGCTGAGCCATGCGATGCGCCCGCGGTCATCATCTCCGGCATCAATTTATCCGGCAACGAAACCACCAGAAACCAGGTGATGCTACGGGAACTAACGTTTGCCCCCGGCGATACCGTAGCATCAGAAAGCCTGGAGGCGCTGCTGCAGGAAAATCAGAAACGGCTCTTCAACCTGCGGCTTTTTCACCATGTAAACTATTCTTACATTTGCCAGGAGGGGCGCGTGCAGGTGCAATATGAGGTGCAGGAGCGTTTTTACCTGTATCCCGTCCCCATCTTCGATTTTGCCGACCGAAACTTTAGCGCCTGGCTCGAGAAAAAAGATTTTGACCGCATCGACTACGGCATCAGCGTGGTGCAGCGCAACTTCAGGGGCCGCAACGAAGAGGTGCGCGTGCGCGTGCAGCGGGGCTTTAACCGGCGGCTGGAGCTTTCGTACCGCATCCCGTACATCTGGCGCAAGTATAACCTCGGTGCCGATTTCGCGGTGGCTGATTACCGCAGCCATACCATCAGTTACACCAATTTCAACAACAGGCAGTATTTCCTGGAGGAGGACGGGCTTCCTATCAAGCGCACGGGCGTATCTGCGGGGCTGGTACACCGGCTCAATGTGCAGCGGCAGCAGGGCCTGCGCCTATCGTACCACAACGAGCACATCTCTGATTCCGTGGCGCTGCTGAACCCGGAGTACTACGGGCAGGCGCGGCAGGAGCGGCAGTACTTACGCGCAGAGCTTTTCCGGGTGATAAATAAGCGCAACAATTTCGCCTATCCGCTGGCAGGGAGTTACTTTGAGGTGGGGGTGGCGCAAACGCTTTTCCTCGAGAACGCCGGAACCCCCTTCACCACCGCGCGGGTAAAGTATGTGCAGTACGTGCCCCTTTCAGATAAGTACTTTTACATGGCCGGCGCTGAAGGCCAACTGCGCCTCGCCGGCAGCTATGCGTTTGCCGATAACGTGGCGCTGGGCTACAGGTCTTACGTGCGGGGCTACGAACTATACGTGGTAGGGGGGCAGCACTACGGACTTTTTAAGCAGGGCCTTACCCACCAGTTGCTTGATATTAAAAGCATAAGGCTTAAATTTATAGATAACCCGAAGTTTAATAGCATACCTTTGTCGGTGTACCTGAATGGGTTTACCGATGCCGGTTACGTGGTAGACACTGCGTTTGAAAAGGGGAACCCGCTGACGAACCGCCTGTTGCTAGGTGGTGGTTTGGGACTGCACGTGGTTACTTTTTACGATATTGTACTGCGTGGGGAGTATGCCGTTAACCGGGAAGGAAACAGAGGCCTTTACTTTAGCGCCCGCTTTCCGTTCTAA
- a CDS encoding CBS domain-containing protein, with product MIAEELINQMIPPLKLYDTVEKALRWMDEFRVNELPVVSNRKYMGLATELTLIELPDRARQLKELELEYQEVHVQGQQHFYDVMEAAIKNKIQVVPVLDEDQDYAGIITINDTLAAFGQMSALQGQGSILVLSMPERDYSLSQISRLIEEESVKILSAYVSQDDMDPYKIKLTLKLNTTDPSRIIATLERFDYRITAQFSDNAGDNDMGRDRLDMLFKYLDI from the coding sequence ATGATTGCAGAAGAACTCATCAACCAAATGATTCCACCGCTGAAGCTCTACGACACCGTAGAAAAGGCTTTGCGTTGGATGGATGAGTTCCGCGTAAACGAGTTGCCGGTGGTGAGCAACCGCAAATACATGGGCCTGGCTACCGAGCTAACCCTGATAGAACTGCCTGACCGTGCCCGCCAATTAAAAGAGCTGGAGCTGGAGTACCAGGAGGTGCATGTGCAGGGGCAGCAGCACTTTTACGATGTGATGGAGGCTGCCATCAAAAACAAGATCCAGGTGGTGCCCGTGCTGGACGAGGACCAGGATTATGCCGGTATCATTACGATAAATGATACCCTGGCAGCGTTTGGGCAGATGTCGGCTTTGCAAGGGCAGGGAAGTATACTGGTGCTCTCTATGCCAGAGCGCGACTACTCGCTAAGCCAGATCAGCCGCCTGATTGAGGAGGAAAGCGTGAAGATTCTGAGCGCCTACGTCTCCCAGGACGACATGGACCCTTACAAGATCAAGCTCACCCTGAAGCTGAACACCACAGACCCATCCCGTATTATCGCCACGCTGGAGCGCTTCGACTACCGTATCACCGCCCAATTCAGTGATAACGCCGGCGACAACGATATGGGCCGCGATCGGCTGGACATGCTCTTTAAATACCTCGATATTTAG
- a CDS encoding alpha/beta fold hydrolase, giving the protein MELHIKQEGEFQFIDEGEGEVLLLLHGLFGALSNWNGVVDHFSKNYRVVIPLMPIYEMALHKAGVPGLVNFVEDFVKLKKLDNLTLLGNSLGGHVGLVYALNNPKQVKRLVLTGSSGLFEDSMGGSFPKRGNYEYVEERVGYTFYDPKTATKELVDEVFSITNSNSKCLRIIAIAKSAQRHNMAKDITNIKVPTLLIWGLNDTITPPLVAYEFNRLIQSSDLYFIDKCGHAPMMEHPEKFNSILDKFLARTSLTTTT; this is encoded by the coding sequence ATGGAGTTACACATCAAACAAGAGGGAGAATTTCAATTTATAGATGAGGGAGAAGGCGAAGTGCTTTTGCTGCTGCACGGTTTGTTTGGTGCCCTTAGCAACTGGAACGGTGTAGTAGACCATTTCTCCAAAAATTACCGTGTGGTTATTCCGCTCATGCCTATCTACGAGATGGCGCTGCACAAGGCGGGTGTGCCCGGGCTGGTGAATTTTGTGGAGGATTTCGTGAAACTGAAGAAACTGGATAACCTGACGTTGTTGGGCAACTCGCTGGGAGGCCACGTAGGACTTGTTTATGCCTTAAACAACCCAAAGCAGGTAAAGCGCCTGGTGCTGACGGGCAGTTCCGGCCTATTTGAGGACTCGATGGGCGGCTCTTTTCCGAAGCGCGGCAACTACGAATACGTGGAGGAGCGCGTGGGCTACACGTTCTACGATCCAAAAACAGCGACCAAGGAACTGGTGGATGAGGTGTTCTCCATTACCAACAGTAATTCCAAGTGCCTGCGCATTATTGCTATCGCCAAATCAGCACAGCGACATAATATGGCCAAGGATATCACAAACATAAAGGTGCCGACGTTGTTGATATGGGGGCTGAACGACACAATTACCCCGCCGCTGGTTGCCTACGAGTTTAACAGGCTTATCCAAAGCTCCGATTTATACTTCATTGATAAGTGCGGGCATGCGCCCATGATGGAACATCCGGAGAAGTTTAACAGTATTCTAGATAAATTCTTGGCAAGAACATCCTTAACCACTACTACATGA
- a CDS encoding anthranilate synthase component II: MLLLLDNFDSFTYNLVDYFGRLGVEVEVVRNDVPLQELQKLPIEAIVLSPGPGTPQAAGSMMDVIRHYHEKVPMLGICLGHQALGEFFGAKLEKGLRPMHGKISKITCTDDAIFEGLPQQMPVVRYHSLVLQHTPESILPLAHTQEGELMAFRHKSLPLYALQFHPEAALTTYGLHMLRNWVSIANIAHRFGH; the protein is encoded by the coding sequence ATGCTTCTCCTGCTCGATAACTTTGACTCGTTTACCTACAATCTGGTCGATTACTTTGGCCGGTTGGGAGTGGAGGTAGAGGTGGTGCGGAACGATGTGCCGCTGCAGGAGCTGCAAAAGCTGCCGATAGAGGCTATTGTGCTGTCGCCGGGGCCGGGAACACCGCAAGCTGCCGGAAGTATGATGGACGTGATCCGGCACTACCATGAGAAGGTGCCGATGCTGGGAATTTGCCTGGGGCATCAGGCGCTGGGAGAGTTTTTTGGGGCGAAGTTGGAGAAGGGGCTGCGGCCCATGCACGGGAAAATATCAAAGATTACCTGCACAGACGACGCCATCTTTGAGGGCCTGCCGCAACAAATGCCTGTTGTGCGGTATCACTCCCTGGTACTGCAGCACACGCCAGAGAGTATACTGCCGCTGGCTCACACGCAGGAGGGCGAACTGATGGCGTTCAGGCACAAATCGCTGCCGCTTTACGCGCTGCAGTTTCACCCGGAGGCCGCCCTGACCACTTACGGGTTGCACATGCTACGAAATTGGGTTAGTATTGCTAATATTGCACACAGGTTCGGCCACTAA
- a CDS encoding CvpA family protein: MSTFDIFLAIPIAYGAFMGFRKGLLLELVSLVALVLAILGGLKLLDSALPIMSDFIGDAHGLLPYVTFLVVFVGIILLIHLGGLLLKKVIDFTPFGLFDNVLGSILGALKWCVAISLLLYVSDMAGISVSPETAAASTVYPVVLKTTPYALDILSYVLPFVKALILSLRQHF, translated from the coding sequence ATGAGTACGTTTGATATTTTCCTGGCCATTCCCATTGCCTACGGGGCTTTTATGGGCTTCCGCAAAGGCCTGCTGCTGGAACTGGTGTCGCTGGTGGCCTTGGTGCTGGCCATACTTGGCGGCCTGAAACTGCTGGATTCCGCCTTGCCTATCATGTCTGATTTTATCGGGGATGCCCATGGCCTGCTGCCCTACGTCACCTTTTTAGTTGTTTTTGTTGGCATCATCCTGCTTATTCACCTGGGAGGCCTGCTGCTCAAAAAAGTAATTGATTTCACGCCTTTCGGCCTCTTCGATAATGTGCTGGGAAGTATACTTGGGGCACTGAAGTGGTGCGTGGCTATCAGCCTGCTGCTGTATGTTTCTGACATGGCAGGCATCAGCGTGTCGCCGGAAACGGCCGCTGCCTCAACGGTGTATCCGGTCGTGCTCAAAACAACCCCTTACGCCCTAGACATCCTAAGCTACGTGCTTCCATTCGTTAAAGCCCTCATCTTATCACTGCGCCAGCACTTCTAA
- a CDS encoding GatB/YqeY domain-containing protein, producing MTLKERIDADIKQAMLAKDKARLQALRSIKSQILLAETEKGGMDGISQDTEMKLLTKAAKQRRESAELYAQQGRQDLAEVEMTELAVIEQYLPQQLDEGDLRARLVEIIQRVGATGPSDIGKVMGVASKELAGQADGRAISLTVGALLNNTDF from the coding sequence ATGACGCTAAAAGAACGCATCGATGCGGATATTAAGCAGGCCATGCTAGCTAAGGACAAAGCACGCCTGCAGGCCCTAAGAAGTATAAAGTCGCAAATCCTGCTGGCCGAAACCGAAAAAGGCGGCATGGACGGCATCAGCCAGGACACCGAGATGAAGCTGCTCACCAAGGCTGCCAAGCAGCGCCGGGAGTCGGCAGAGCTGTATGCACAGCAAGGCCGCCAGGACCTGGCAGAGGTGGAGATGACAGAACTGGCTGTAATTGAGCAGTACCTGCCACAGCAGCTGGACGAAGGGGACCTGCGCGCGCGCCTGGTGGAGATCATCCAGCGCGTCGGTGCCACGGGCCCCTCAGACATTGGCAAAGTAATGGGCGTAGCCTCCAAGGAACTGGCCGGTCAGGCCGATGGACGTGCTATTTCTTTGACAGTAGGAGCATTGCTGAACAACACTGATTTTTAA
- a CDS encoding pyridoxine 5'-phosphate synthase: protein MTKLSVNINKIATLRNARGGNRPNVVQTALDCERFGAEGITVHPRPDERHIRYQDVYDLKEVVTTEFNIEGNPTPDFLRIVKEVRPAQATLVPDAPDAITSNAGWDTVKYKDFLTDVIGELKELGIRTSIFVDPVERMVEGAAAVATDRIELYTEAYASEYLQNREQAIAPYLAAARKAQEYKLGLNAGHDLDLDNLKYLHDTLPGLQEVSIGHALICDALYFGLENTIQLYLRQLK from the coding sequence ATGACCAAACTGAGTGTAAATATAAACAAAATAGCCACGCTTCGGAACGCCCGCGGCGGCAACAGACCAAACGTGGTACAAACCGCCCTAGACTGCGAGCGCTTTGGAGCCGAGGGCATTACAGTGCACCCGCGCCCCGACGAGCGCCACATCCGTTATCAGGATGTCTACGATCTGAAGGAGGTGGTAACCACCGAGTTTAACATTGAGGGTAACCCCACGCCCGACTTCCTGCGCATTGTAAAAGAAGTGCGCCCGGCACAGGCCACACTGGTGCCTGATGCGCCCGATGCCATCACTTCCAACGCCGGCTGGGACACTGTAAAGTACAAAGATTTTCTGACGGATGTGATTGGGGAGCTGAAAGAATTGGGTATCCGCACCTCTATTTTTGTTGACCCAGTAGAACGCATGGTAGAGGGTGCCGCCGCAGTGGCTACCGACCGTATTGAGCTTTACACCGAGGCTTACGCCAGCGAATACCTTCAGAACCGGGAGCAGGCCATCGCGCCATACTTAGCCGCAGCCAGAAAAGCTCAGGAGTATAAACTGGGCCTCAACGCTGGTCACGACCTGGACCTCGACAACCTGAAATACCTGCACGACACGCTGCCGGGGCTGCAGGAAGTAAGCATTGGCCATGCCCTGATCTGCGATGCCTTATACTTTGGGCTGGAGAACACGATACAGCTGTACCTGCGTCAGCTTAAGTAA
- the mnmH gene encoding tRNA 2-selenouridine(34) synthase MnmH, translated as MVNRLTIAEFLQKAAQLPVLDVRAPKEYEVGHIPAAHSFPIFDDTDRAKIGTAYKQQGHDPAVLLGLDSFGPRMSGFVKEATKLAKDKEMLVHCWRGGMRSGAMAWLLDFSGFKVNLLEGGYKAYRHLMHAQFEKPRRLLILGGLTGTGKTDLLPYLQQQGQQVIDLEGLAHHKGSAFGSIDMPPQPSTEHFENLLGMELLKTEEGQPLWLEDESKTIGRVMMPKPLHDQMQAAPTIVLEIPVKLRIQKLAQEYCNTDKDQLAAAIQKIQKRLGGLATKEALAAIAEGDMEKMVEIALVYYDKAYTFDLDKRQHLIPLHLQSINPEENAAQVQQLAQKHNLL; from the coding sequence ATGGTAAACAGACTAACAATAGCCGAATTCCTGCAGAAGGCAGCACAACTGCCGGTGCTGGATGTGCGCGCACCCAAAGAGTACGAGGTGGGGCATATTCCGGCAGCGCATTCTTTTCCTATTTTCGATGATACAGACCGTGCTAAAATTGGAACGGCCTACAAACAGCAGGGACACGACCCGGCGGTGCTGCTCGGCTTGGACTCCTTTGGCCCGCGTATGTCGGGCTTTGTGAAAGAGGCGACGAAGCTGGCGAAGGACAAGGAAATGCTCGTGCATTGCTGGCGCGGCGGCATGCGCAGCGGTGCAATGGCCTGGCTGCTGGATTTCTCGGGATTTAAGGTAAACCTGCTGGAGGGCGGCTACAAAGCTTACCGCCACCTGATGCACGCTCAATTCGAGAAGCCGCGCAGGCTCCTTATACTTGGCGGCCTAACGGGCACAGGCAAAACCGATCTGCTTCCCTATTTGCAACAACAGGGGCAGCAAGTTATAGACCTGGAAGGACTGGCCCATCATAAAGGATCTGCCTTCGGAAGTATAGACATGCCGCCACAGCCAAGCACCGAGCATTTTGAGAACCTGCTGGGCATGGAGTTGTTAAAGACGGAAGAAGGACAGCCGCTGTGGCTGGAGGACGAGAGCAAGACCATTGGCCGTGTGATGATGCCCAAACCGCTCCACGACCAGATGCAGGCCGCTCCTACCATTGTGCTGGAGATTCCGGTGAAGCTGCGCATACAGAAACTGGCCCAGGAGTACTGCAACACTGATAAAGACCAACTTGCCGCGGCCATTCAGAAAATACAGAAGCGTTTGGGTGGCTTGGCTACCAAAGAGGCACTGGCGGCCATCGCCGAAGGCGACATGGAGAAGATGGTGGAGATTGCGCTCGTATATTACGACAAGGCCTACACCTTTGATCTCGACAAGCGGCAACACCTGATTCCGCTGCACTTACAAAGTATAAATCCTGAAGAAAACGCTGCGCAAGTGCAGCAGCTGGCTCAAAAACACAACTTACTGTAA
- the selD gene encoding selenide, water dikinase SelD, which produces MEPTSLENIKLTQYSHGAGCGCKISPKVLDSILHSDISYPQEKNLLVGNSSRDDAAVYDIGQGRAVISTTDFFMPIVDDAYDFGRIASANAISDVYAMGGTPMMAIAVLGWPIDKLPPEVARRVIEGSRSICQEAGIPLAGGHSIDSPEPIFGLAVTGMVDIKNLKQNDTATAGCELYLTKPLGVGILTTSQKKAILKPEHEQIAPQQMMQLNKIGAELGQLPQVKAMTDVTGFGLMGHLSEMCEGSNLTAEVYFDKVPVLPEALEYLAQKAIPGGTHRNFDSYGHKLGDLTPDQKHLLCDPQTSGGLLIAVEPAGREEVLEIFRKYDLHLEPLGVLKERNGEEKLIQVV; this is translated from the coding sequence ATGGAACCTACATCACTCGAAAATATAAAGCTCACACAGTACAGCCACGGCGCTGGCTGCGGCTGCAAAATATCGCCAAAAGTGCTTGACTCCATCCTGCACTCTGACATCAGCTATCCGCAGGAGAAAAACTTGCTGGTAGGCAACAGCTCCCGCGACGATGCTGCCGTGTACGACATCGGCCAGGGCCGCGCCGTTATCAGCACCACCGACTTCTTTATGCCCATTGTAGATGATGCCTACGATTTTGGACGCATTGCCTCGGCCAACGCCATTTCGGATGTATATGCCATGGGCGGTACGCCGATGATGGCGATTGCCGTGCTAGGCTGGCCTATTGATAAACTTCCACCGGAAGTAGCCAGGCGCGTAATTGAGGGCAGCCGCAGCATTTGCCAGGAAGCGGGTATTCCGCTGGCAGGCGGCCACAGCATTGATAGCCCGGAGCCGATCTTTGGGCTAGCCGTAACAGGCATGGTGGACATCAAAAACCTGAAGCAGAACGACACTGCCACCGCCGGCTGTGAGCTATACTTAACCAAACCACTGGGCGTCGGCATCCTCACCACTTCGCAGAAAAAAGCTATCCTCAAACCTGAGCACGAGCAAATTGCGCCGCAACAGATGATGCAACTGAACAAGATAGGCGCTGAACTGGGGCAACTGCCGCAGGTAAAAGCTATGACCGACGTAACCGGTTTTGGCTTGATGGGCCACCTTTCTGAGATGTGCGAGGGCAGCAACCTCACCGCCGAAGTATACTTCGACAAAGTGCCGGTACTGCCGGAGGCGCTGGAATACCTGGCGCAGAAGGCCATCCCCGGAGGCACTCACCGCAACTTCGACAGCTACGGCCACAAGCTAGGCGACCTCACGCCAGACCAGAAGCACCTGCTCTGCGACCCACAAACAAGCGGTGGCCTACTAATAGCCGTCGAACCGGCAGGTCGTGAAGAAGTGTTGGAGATTTTTCGCAAGTATGATCTGCACCTGGAACCGTTGGGCGTGCTAAAGGAGCGTAATGGCGAGGAGAAGCTGATACAGGTAGTATAA
- a CDS encoding alpha/beta fold hydrolase, with translation MKLHYKEMGQGQPLLILHGLFGTLDNWATLAKRLAEQYNVFLIDLRNHGRSPHADEHTYELMAADVLELVDELKLPTPVIMGHSMGGKVAMKYALTYPTRLTKLIVVDIAPKAYPPHHDDIIEALQSVDLTSTTSRSDIDDQLAKTISEPDVRLFLMKNIYRKEDNTFGWRMNLDGIDKNYENIAAAITAEVPFKKNALFIKGGRSSYIKQEDIYDSIERLFTLVEVETIPNAGHWVHAQAPDEVYDLVTTFINAD, from the coding sequence ATGAAGTTACACTATAAAGAAATGGGCCAAGGCCAGCCGCTGCTGATTCTGCACGGCTTGTTTGGCACATTGGATAACTGGGCCACCCTGGCAAAAAGACTGGCAGAGCAATACAATGTGTTCCTGATAGATTTGCGCAATCACGGGCGCTCGCCGCATGCCGATGAGCACACCTATGAGTTAATGGCCGCCGACGTGCTGGAACTGGTGGATGAGCTGAAACTGCCGACACCGGTGATCATGGGTCACTCGATGGGTGGCAAAGTGGCGATGAAGTACGCGCTGACGTATCCTACCCGCCTCACAAAATTGATTGTGGTGGACATCGCGCCCAAAGCGTACCCGCCGCATCATGACGATATCATTGAGGCGTTGCAGTCAGTAGACTTAACCTCTACCACCAGCCGCAGCGATATTGATGACCAACTGGCTAAAACTATCTCGGAGCCCGATGTGCGCCTGTTTCTGATGAAAAACATTTACCGCAAGGAAGACAATACCTTCGGCTGGCGCATGAATCTGGACGGTATCGACAAGAACTACGAAAACATTGCCGCCGCCATCACCGCTGAGGTACCGTTTAAGAAAAACGCCTTATTTATTAAAGGTGGCCGATCCAGCTATATCAAGCAGGAAGATATCTATGACAGTATTGAGCGGCTGTTTACCCTGGTTGAAGTTGAAACTATCCCGAACGCGGGCCACTGGGTGCACGCACAGGCACCAGACGAGGTGTACGACTTAGTGACAACCTTTATCAATGCAGATTAA